In Plasmodium relictum strain SGS1 genome assembly, chromosome: 7, the genomic stretch AGCTAACGTTAAAAGGGCTTTTCtactttttaaaacattattaattttttcagaACATATCCTAAAAGAATAAAGCAATGATATATAAGAAACGTCCCATGAACCGTActtatgttttattaattctaaGAATCCTGAATTAGCAAATTcacaaaataatttataattacttgtatatatacaaattattaaaaactttaaaACTAAAGGAACCAAATCAGTATAAACTGCTTGGGGgcatttaatttgaataaaattcaaaaaattatgaaatgaattaaaactttttaataaatattttttatttagtgaATTAAAGTTATAAAGTGAAAAACATAAATCTGCTacaatataattaaatgatGCATATAGCCAATGTTTTTCTCCTAGAATTCCcactatatataataatgatttttCTATGTTATTTATGACACTTTCAATATCAAACATattactatttattttttcttttataattttatattcctTTATAAAGGAACTTTCACTATCTAATGGCACACCGTAATTTAAGGTAATATCATTACAAGTATCACATACCCACTTTCCACTAATATGAAATTTACAATACCCTATTTTTTCTCTTACACTTTTTATACTTAATATATTAACTAAATTAGTATCTAAATTTGCATTTCTCTCCAAAATTGAAATATGCAATagtttttcatttattcctttatttattaaatattcttCTGATTTTACTTTAtcatatgaattttttttttttatggagGAATATAAAggatttttaaaattatttcttaatGATAATGTTGAATTTaaacaattaaatattttgtcacaattttttttttcttctacttcattatttttatttgtataattTTCAATTTCATTTGTACTATCATTAAATtgtgaaaagaaaaaatttcttgTATTATAATCATTTACCAAATTTTctgtatttttttcattaattttttccctatatatattattctttGTCATATTGTTATAACCACAAATTCCTTGCAGTCCATTTAAGCCTTTAGAAGTATTTGAATCAAAACAAGATTCTGAAAAACGTTTAAATTGAGggtttttcattttctcaTAGTTAGTAGTACTTGtgttatcatttatattttcatacccttgattactattatttgacttattatgaaatttattattactatttaaattttcatacattatatatttatgagtTGGGTCCTTGCaactattaataaatatatctttatttaatatagtATGATCATTTACACTTTTATTTatagtatttttaatatgataatttttatttaaacattctaaattatttaattcattatttatattagaaATGAAGtcatttgattttttttttgtcacatcaaatacttttatatgtgcaattttatttatattttgttctCTCGTTggattttctttttctttttccattattcttatatattCTTCATCAAGTTTTTTACTAACATAGGAATATTTACATACACCACATAGTATATTTCTTTCTTCATCTATTATTTGTAAACAGCGATTACAAGAGCAACTCATGCTTTTTATATCCttcaattttctttttctatactCAATTGAAGAATACAATTCATTGATAAATGAAATTGTAATTTCATCATACATATTTATTGTTCTCATTGCTaataaacatattttattgttATCTATAAAACAGTGACTCGCATTCGGAAAGCAACTGTGATTTAAAAAAGAGgcatttttaaaaagcaCTACTTTATTTCTATTACTACATGAAATAAAGGAATTTTTAAGTATATCAGTAAATATTTCGAATTTTatcaaattatttataaaactaTCATTGGAAAATTCTCCATTTCTATTTTTCACATCATTATTTTCAGAATATTCcttacttttaaaaaaattatcttgtgttacatttttatagcattctttatattttatgagATTCTTTTTGTAATAATCTTCACtgtaattttcatttttcaaaTTAAGATTAATATCCCTTTCATTTGTACAATAACTAGTATTATTATGAATATCACACATATGCTTTAAAATgctttcacttttttttcttttatatattctttccATATTCATAAGTTGACTAATttcatctaatttttttttctgttcaTCGTCTAAATTATTGAAAGTATTCCATAAATCATTAAACATAATAGAAGTTTCTAATAAATACTCTTCAATGAAAATAACTTCTCctatttcaatttttctattaGCAACAATTTTAACTTTTCCGCTTTTTTCATcttgaattaataaaaatttttcgtGTGTTTGTctcattattttattcttaatatATTCTGAATGAgctaaaatttcatttttt encodes the following:
- the SET4 gene encoding SET domain protein, putative; its protein translation is MSKLSKILENKKEIGFCSRVIKVQGKDENENKDKGQKTKMWLDYFNDIVSDDLKVLINIENRLKVNKYLNLKKNIELSKLIKKKNFNVLFGNPFDFNLEKFFQNQKKNTNLKIKRSISSCESRKKNTISFDDLMWNNKLKKYINLNELQLISNIQTHSKNYDRNKSCLNSYDRKLNFEKDIHDIQTEQIHSNQIKYNNIKLKNPKFGNKNEYERNISCFLMKSNANKSENNFIKKKKKSEFNLDKNEIISESYDISGIEERIKNEILAHSEYIKNKIMRQTHEKFLLIQDEKSGKVKIVANRKIEIGEVIFIEEYLLETSIMFNDLWNTFNNLDDEQKKKLDEISQLMNMERIYKRKKSESILKHMCDIHNNTSYCTNERDINLNLKNENYSEDYYKKNLIKYKECYKNVTQDNFFKSKEYSENNDVKNRNGEFSNDSFINNLIKFEIFTDILKNSFISCSNRNKVVLFKNASFLNHSCFPNASHCFIDNNKICLLAMRTINMYDEITISFINELYSSIEYRKRKLKDIKSMSCSCNRCLQIIDEERNILCGVCKYSYVSKKLDEEYIRIMEKEKENPTREQNINKIAHIKVFDVTKKKSNDFISNINNELNNLECLNKNYHIKNTINKSVNDHTILNKDIFINSCKDPTHKYIMYENLNSNNKFHNKSNNSNQGYENINDNTSTTNYEKMKNPQFKRFSESCFDSNTSKGLNGLQGICGYNNMTKNNIYREKINEKNTENLVNDYNTRNFFFSQFNDSTNEIENYTNKNNEVEEKKNCDKIFNCLNSTLSLRNNFKNPLYSSIKKKNSYDKVKSEEYLINKGINEKLLHISILERNANLDTNLVNILSIKSVREKIGYCKFHISGKWVCDTCNDITLNYGVPLDSESSFIKEYKIIKEKINSNMFDIESVINNIEKSLLYIVGILGEKHWLYASFNYIVADLCFSLYNFNSLNKKYLLKSFNSFHNFLNFIQIKCPQAVYTDLVPLVLKFLIICIYTSNYKLFCEFANSGFLELIKHKYGSWDVSYISLLYSFRICSEKINNVLKSRKALLTLAELAKINMQRNHFY